From Gemmatimonadota bacterium, a single genomic window includes:
- a CDS encoding TIR domain-containing protein yields the protein MPSLKTYDLFLSHVWRSVDNSEYYRLENLLSQAAYFYWRNYSVPEHDPLGTKSDRELRQALDRQIKPVNCFIVVSGMYVNYRRWIQEEIEIARNYNKPIIGITPWGQERVPFQVRNVANIMVGWQTSSIVAAIRNWSL from the coding sequence TCATGTATGGAGGAGTGTGGATAACTCGGAGTACTACCGTCTTGAGAATCTACTCAGCCAAGCCGCCTATTTCTACTGGCGCAACTACTCGGTTCCAGAACATGACCCACTAGGAACGAAGTCCGATCGAGAATTGCGTCAAGCACTTGACCGGCAAATCAAGCCGGTAAACTGTTTTATTGTAGTATCTGGGATGTACGTCAATTACAGAAGATGGATTCAGGAAGAAATTGAGATTGCCAGAAACTATAACAAACCGATAATTGGGATTACTCCCTGGGGCCAAGAACGTGTACCCTTCCAAGTGCGAAATGTCGCCAATATAATGGTTGGGTGGCAAACTAGCAGCATCGTTGCAGCAATCCGAAACTGGTCCCTTTAG